One Thauera sp. K11 DNA window includes the following coding sequences:
- a CDS encoding integrating conjugative element protein — protein sequence MKTPVQTFISRLAQRAKPYTLSIALACAITAAAGVAWAQTRINPTGVGVSGSVIGDDVLYSIGGGRAVSMGGAGNMQSIGVGIGWNSNLICGDMSITTTLQNQLNGITNGFQQIMSNVIQSATSAVASLPALIIQRADPGLYNLLTNGVLQARLDFDRSKLTCKAMANRMADMAGGQAGWDQLAEGFALRDAVSSTDAVSAVEQAESNKGNNGVPWVGGSNAGGSGQGSIKVVGDVTRAGYNLLNSRGVTDTSSIPRASCGNRLTCQTWSSPQAAADFATRVLGEREQRTCETCTKTQTTPGVGLTPVIQEEYEAKLQALQGLVTGSTPMTVANLEAAGSNSLPITRGVVEALRDEPDQDLLGKRLASEAALSSVLEKALLLQRTLLTGKKEPNVAANELAVKAVDRENTTLEQEINNLKTELELRRTLAGNSAMAIVQRHGTRAAGSRGIFEGDTTRDRLKEVQKPRNN from the coding sequence TGCGCCATCACCGCCGCGGCCGGCGTCGCGTGGGCGCAGACCCGCATCAACCCGACCGGTGTCGGCGTGAGCGGCAGCGTGATCGGCGACGACGTGCTCTACAGCATCGGTGGCGGTCGGGCCGTGTCCATGGGCGGCGCCGGGAACATGCAGAGCATCGGTGTGGGCATTGGTTGGAACAGCAACCTCATTTGCGGCGACATGAGCATCACGACGACGCTGCAGAACCAGTTGAACGGCATCACCAACGGCTTCCAGCAGATCATGAGCAACGTGATCCAGAGCGCGACCAGCGCGGTGGCCTCTCTGCCGGCGCTGATCATCCAGCGCGCCGATCCGGGCCTCTACAACCTGCTGACAAATGGCGTGCTGCAAGCTCGGCTCGACTTCGACCGCAGCAAGCTGACGTGCAAGGCGATGGCCAACCGGATGGCGGACATGGCCGGTGGCCAGGCCGGTTGGGATCAACTCGCCGAAGGCTTCGCGCTGCGCGATGCGGTGAGTAGCACCGATGCGGTGTCCGCCGTCGAGCAGGCCGAATCGAACAAGGGCAACAACGGCGTGCCCTGGGTCGGGGGCAGCAACGCAGGTGGCTCGGGCCAGGGTTCGATCAAGGTGGTCGGCGACGTGACCCGCGCCGGCTACAACCTGCTGAACAGCCGCGGCGTCACGGACACCTCGTCCATCCCGCGCGCGTCCTGCGGCAACCGGCTGACCTGCCAAACCTGGTCCTCGCCGCAGGCCGCCGCGGACTTCGCAACGCGCGTGCTCGGCGAGCGCGAGCAACGCACCTGCGAGACCTGCACGAAGACGCAGACGACGCCCGGCGTCGGCCTGACGCCGGTGATCCAGGAAGAGTACGAGGCCAAGCTGCAGGCGCTGCAGGGCCTTGTGACGGGCTCGACGCCGATGACGGTGGCGAACCTCGAAGCCGCCGGCAGCAACTCGCTGCCGATCACGCGCGGCGTGGTCGAGGCGCTGCGCGACGAGCCCGATCAAGACCTGCTGGGCAAGCGCCTGGCGTCCGAGGCCGCGCTGTCGAGCGTTCTGGAGAAGGCCCTGCTGTTGCAGCGCACGCTACTGACCGGCAAGAAAGAGCCGAACGTCGCCGCCAACGAGCTGGCCGTGAAGGCAGTCGACCGGGAGAACACCACGCTGGAGCAGGAGATCAACAACCTCAAGACCGAACTAGAGCTGCGGCGCACGCTGGCTGGCAATTCGGCGATGGCGATCGTGCAGCGGCACGGCACCCGCGCCGCCGGCTCGCGCGGCATCTTCGAGGGCGACACCACGCGCGACCGGCTCAAGGAAGTGCAGAAGCCGAGGAACAACTGA